The Peptacetobacter hiranonis DNA window TCTTCTAAAACATCGTGAAGAAGTGCAGCTGCCAAAATAGTATCGTCTTCTATTCCACAAGAAATCAAAGTATTACATACTTTCAAAGGATGCGTTATGTATGGATCTCCACCTCGTCTGTATTGTCCCTCATGCAATCTTTTTGCCAAAGATAGAGCAATTATAGTCTGCTGAAAATTCTTTGCAACAGCGTATCCTTTTATAAATAAATATGTTTTTATGTATTTGCTTTCTTCATTTATTTCAAAGTCGCTTTTTGTATTTTCGATATTTTTTATTTCTGACATAGTTAACTCCCTTTCCTCAATATAAATACTGGGTTGAAAATAAAAATACCCAAATTGAATTAATTTTAAACGTATTTGTAAAATTTATAATTTTATAGTTAACATAATAATATTATGTTGCTTAATTTTAAAATAATAAAAAAAACACCTCAAAAACGACCTTTTAAAATCGTTTTTAAGGTGCTTGTAAAATATTTCTCTTGTGTTTGATTGTCGAAAAAATAAATTCTTTTAAAATCTAAAATAAGAGCTTATATTAGGGGTAAGCTATTTTTAGTTCACAAGATTGATATTTTGCTCGTTTATTAGAGGATATACGCATAAATTTGAGCTATCAAGATTTTCTTTATTCATATCAACTGCATTTATTTGACTATTGTTGTATGTTTTATAGTAATAGATACCTTCATCTATATTGCAGCATGATGAATATATTGTTTTTTCGTATTTTCCATTGCCTAAATCACAAAGACCATTCTGCTGCTCAACAGATCCTAAAATATGGAAAAATTGGGAAACACTTTCATCTTCAGAGTGCCCTGCTATAGAATTTAGTTTTGTAAATGCAGCTTTTACAAAACGTGACATAGATGATAAGTCACCAGGCATTCCAATACCTCCCATCCCACGACTATAGATATCCATATCAACTTTTTCTGAAAATAGATTTTTTGGATCTTTTGTTGATATGTTATGATAATTGTTTAAGTTGAACATTTGATAGTCAAAAGTAGGGCTATTTGTCATAACTCCTATTGGATTGTCGTATATTTTTAATCCATCTTTTACGCTTTCAACTACTATACATTCATTTTTGTCTGATATCATCCAGTGAAGTGGTGATAGTGGAAGTTGCTCGTTGAAGTTTATATTCACAAGATTTAAGTTTTCTAGAGATTCTCTAGCTTCTTCAACTGTTACAAAGCTACCTAAAAGCCATGGAATTAATTCAAATGGAGAGATATTTATCTTTCCTTCAATAAACTCATTGTAAAAAGCATTTTTAGGGAAGTTCAATCCAGCTATACTAAGCCCTTTTTCATTTGTTGCATCATAGTATAAAGGATAATTTTCTATCACTGCAGCTACTCCTATAAAAGCATAGTGAGTTTTTAAATTTCCTTCTTTTCTAAACTTAAATTGGAAATTTCTAGGTGTTACCACCACTTTTTCCCCATAAGATATATCATAATCGAAATTTCTCCCAAAATAATGTGCTTTTGTTTTATAAGTTATTGCTGTACACATATTGACCTCCTTGAAATAATAGAGTTTAGTCTATATTATTTTTCATCTCACAAAATCATTACCTTTAATTACAGTTTCAAATATATCACTGTTGTGTAATAAATCTATGAATTCAAAGAGTGTTATATATGTATTTAATCTTAGTATGTGTAATTAATGTGTTTATTTAAGTAAGAATTCTCTACTTGCTTTGTCTATTTCTTGCTGACTAACTCTTATGTACTTCTGAGTAGTTGCAATACTTGTATGGTTTAGAAGCTCTTTTATAAGCTCGATATTTCCATTACTTTTCTCGTATTGAAGTGTAGCATACAACTTTCTGAAACTGTGTGTACTGATATTTTCTAGTCCAAGATAATTTGTAATAATCTTTAACTGCTGCTGAACATTTCTTATCCCAATATCAAGCAAATTATCATTTAACCTAAGCCCATTCTCTATAGCATAATCCTTTACAATATCGACTATCTCAGGATTAATCTCTCTATACTGAAGCTTTCCTGTTTTCTTCTCTGTAATCTCAAGTCTACTTCCTTTGAAGTTTTTTATCTTCAATCTCTTTATATCAGAAATTCTCAGACCTAAATTTGTCTCTAAAAAAAGAGCCATCTTTACCTTTGGATTTGGCCTAAAAGTTCTCTTCCTATTCTCATGATCCCTATACTGAAAACCACTATCCAACAAATCCATAATCTGACTATACTCATAAATCTCTAACGGTCTCATCTTGTCCTCCTTACTCAAAAGATTAACATAACATTATTATGTTAACTATATGTTTGTATCCTTAATAATCTAGTATAAATTTATTTCATTTTTATAAACTACTAAAAAATATGCTTTGAATTTAGTAACTTCTCAAATGGTGGTTTGAATCAAATTTTCTAATCAATATAATCAACTTATAGTATTGAATCTTATAGACAAAACGCACTCGACAATCTGCAGACGTGGGTTTTGATTACAACAAGATAATTTACATACACGCACGTCGAAGCCTGGAGAGAAGTTTGTCTATAAGTTCAATACGCAAATAAGTATAAGAATTAGAAAATTTGATTCAACCACCATTAACTATATAGTAACATAAAATGCGCTTTTTATCAAAATAAACTGCGTGTTATTTTCACTCCTCAAAAACTCCATTCCTGAAACCCAGTGTTTCCAATGGTTGCAATATAAACTGCGCATTTTATAGATTATACGCAGTTTTTATACTTTCTCAAATTTCGATTTTAAGAACATAAAAATAATTAAAGGATAGTTTATATTAACGCATAAAAATAACCTCTTAGAATCGAATCTAAGAGGTCGAAATTTTTCTGCTAAATCTTATATTTTTAAGCAATTAATTATTAAATTGTGAGTTATATAAATTAGCGTAGAATCCATTTTCTTTCATAAGCTCATTATGGTTTCCACATTCTATTATATTTCCGTCTTTTAACACAAGAATTTTATCTGCATTTTTAATTGTAGATAATCTATGTGCTATTATGAAGCTTGTTCTACCTTCCATTAGGTAGTCCATAGCATCCTGTATATTTTTTTCAGTTTTTGTATCTATTGAGCTAGTAGCTTCGTCAAGTATAAGAACTTTCGGATCTTTTAATATTGCTCTAGCTATTGTTAGAAGCTGTTTTTCACCTTGAGATATATTATCAGCTTCTTCATCTATTACAGTATCGTATCCTTTTGGAAGTGTAGAGATGAATTCATCTGCATTTGCATATTTACAAGCTTGTTCAATTTCTTCATCGGTTGCATCAGGTTTTGAAAATCTTATGTTTTCTCTTATACTACCTGTGAATAACCAAGTATCCTGAAGAACCATTCCTATGTTATCTCTTAAAGTACGTCTATTGATGTTTATTGAATCAACTCCATCTATTGCAATACTTCCACTGTTTGGATCATAAAATCTCATAAGCAGGTTGACTATTGTTGTCTTACCAGAACCTGTAGGTCCAACAATCGCAACAGTCTCACCTTTTTTAGCATATAAAGATACTCCATGAAGTACTTCTTTTTTACCGTATCCAAATCTTATATCTTTGAATTCTACATTTCCGTCGAATACCATTTCTTTTCTTTCAACATCTGTTTCTTCTTCATATTCTATAAATTCATGAATTCTGTCCATTGCAGATAATGCCGACTGAATTTGAGATGATAACTGAGATACCTGTGTTAGCGGTTCATTTACCTGCCAGATAAATCTAACAAATGCCTGAAGCTGACCAACAGTTATCACACCACCTATTGCGTATATTGTTCCTATTACAGAAACAACACCTATAGCAAGATAAGTAAGTAAAGATAAAAGAGGTGACATTAAATATGATAAGAATTGTGCTTTGTAAGCAGTTTCTCTTATGTTTTCGTTGATTTTCTCAAATTTCTTTACAGATTCTTCTTGTTTACCAAAAAGAATTATTTCATTATATCCAGAAAAACTTTCTGTTACATTTGCACTAAGATCACCAAGTGCACGCTGATGAATATCGAAACTTTCTTGAGAAACTTTTGCTATCTTTTTGATGATAATATAAGAAATTGGAATTATAACTAGTACGCACAATGTCATAACTAAATTTACTCTAAACATCATAAATATAGCAAAACAAACCATAAGTACACCACTTATTACATTCATAAATGTCTGCTGCATTGCATTTGAAATAGCATCTATGTCGTTTGTTATTCTACTCAGTATATCCCCTTTTGGATGAGAGTCAAGAGTTTTAACAGGAAGTGCGTTGATTTTTTCTATACAAGCATTTCTCAAATCCTTCATTGTATCCTGGATAGAATTTGTTATACAAATCATACTTATCATCTGAGCAGCTGTTTTAACAGCGTATATAAATAGAAGTAAAATGATAATTTTTATGACATTTTCCATGTGGAAGCGAGCTCCTGGAACGCCTTTAGCTAAATCCGTTACATCTTTTAAGATACTGTTTGTAATCATCCCTTCAACGTTTGGAGAAGTTACCATTGCAGCGCATGTTACAACAAGCATAACTATTGAAATTATAAATCCTCTTCTGTAAGGTTTTAGATATTTTAATAGAGTATTTATAGACTCAAATCTTTTAAGCTTCTTCGCCATAATCTATCGCCTCCTCTCCAATCTGTGACTCAGCAATATTTTTATAAAGAGGGCAGTTTTCCATAAGATCCTCGTGAGTCCCTACTGCTTCTAATTTACCGTGATTTAAAACTAAAATCTTATCTGCATCCATAATAGTAGAAATTCTCTGAGCTACTATGAACATTATCGAATTCTTAGTAACGGGTTTTAATGCTTTTCTTAAAGCAGCATCTGTTTTGAAGTCTAGCGCAGAGAATGCATCGTCGAAAATGTATATATCTGGTTTTCTTATTACAGCTCTTGCAATAGAAAGCCTCTGTTTCTGACCTCCAGATAAATTCGCAGCATTTTCTTCTATTACAGAATCAATACCATCTTCTTTACTTGCTACAAATTCTGTAGCCTGAGCTAATTCAAGTGCTTCCATTATTTCGTCATCTGTAGCATCAGCTTTACCAAAACATACATTACTTCTTATAGTTCCCTTGAATAAGAACGCCTTCTGAGCAACAAATCCTATTTTTTCTCTCCATCTTTCAACATCGAAGTCTTTTATATTTGTGTTGTTGTACATAATTTCTCCGCTTGTACAATCAAAAAGACGAGGGATAAGTTTAGAAAGAGTACTCTTCCCAGAACCTGTGCTTCCTACTATTGCTATTGTCTGTCCTGTTTTAGCTTCAAAAGATATACCATCTAATATCTTTTTACCATCTTTTTCATATCCTATATTATTGAAAGAAATAGTGTTTGTATCTTTGTCAACTATTTCGGTTTTAGGATCATTTATTAAAGAAAGCTCTTTATTAAGAACAGAATTAATTCTCTTTGCACTTACATTTGCTCTTGGGTACATCATAAATACTGTACAGAAGAACATCATAGACATCATAGCGTGGAATAAATAGTCTAGGAAAGCAACCATTCTACCTACTTCTAGTGCGTTCTGACTTACAAGATTTGCTCCAAAGTAGAATATCCGGCATACAGCAATATTCATAACTAAGAAGAATATTGGCTGAGTAAGCTGCATTATCATAAATAGGCTCTTAGAGTTTTTAGTGAAGAATTCATTAGTTTCTAAGAATTTTTCCTGTTCAGTGTGCTGTCTATTAAAAGCTCTGACAACTCTAACACCAGTAAGACTTTCTCTAGATATTCTGTTCATATCATCAAGTCCTGCCTGCTGTCTTTCAGATATAGGTCCTGTAACCTTTGCAACAAAGATAACACCGATAATTATTAGAGGTATAGTCGCAAATATTACAGAAAATAGCTGAACACTAGATCTGTAAGTAAGAAAAAGACTTGTAACTAGCATAACAGGGGTCATAAGTGCTGTTCTTAAAAGCACGTTTACGAATAACTGAATTTGGAATGCATCGTTGTTTACTCTAGTTATAAGGCTCGCTATCTTAAATTTGTTGTATTCTTCATGTGAAAAGTGTTGTATCTTTTCATACATATCCTTTCTAATATCGTGTGTGATACTAGTTGAAATTTTGGAACAACAATAACCTAAAAGGATTGTTCCAGATACTCCAAGTATTGAAATTCCAGCCATCTTTAAACCTTCACCGTATAGATAAGCTTTGTTTCCTGTAGATACACCAAAGTCTATCATATCAGCTAATATTGTTGGAATTCCAAGCTCTGTAAGGACAAACCCGAATACAGAAATTATATTGATGCAAACTAGTAGTTTGTATTTTTTCATGTAATGTAAGATAAGTCTCATAGCATCATTCCTTTCTTAAAATATTAAATTGTCTAATTATTATGTTATAGTATAAGGTTACTTTATAGTCAATAGTAAATTAGTCAATTTTATAATAGATTAAAATAGTATTTAATATCGTTGAAATATCAATATTTTTATAAATATTTTATTGCTTATTGATTATGTTTAAAATATATTGTAGTATAAAAATAAGCATAAAAAAATAAATTTTTCTGTTGTATTTTAGATAAATTTCAAAAAATATTTTAAAGTGATTAGATAAATTAAAAGTAATTGTATAAATTATATAAATAAAAGGAGTTGATTTTGTGAGTAAAGAAAAATTTCTAACTACAGGAGAGTTCGCAGCTCTATGTGATGTTCCTAAACACGTATTATTCTACTATGATGAGATAGATCTTTTTAAACCTGCATTTTGTGATGAAAAAGGATATAGATATTATTCGTATTTCCAATATGATACATTTATGATGATAAACACGCTTAAAACTCTTAAAATGAGTTTAGATGATATAAAGATTTATATGGAAAAGAGAAATCCAGATATTTTTATGGATTTATTAAATGAAAAGGAAAAAGAGATAAACAAAACTATAAAACATTTAAAGAAATTAAAAAAACATATAGAAGTTCAGAAATTTGTAGCAGAAGCTGGAATGGAATATTCTAGGCCAGAATATAAAGAAGAAAATATTTTTATTGAGGAATTAGATGAGGTAAATCTTCTTTTGAGCGGAAATTCAAACGATGCTATTAATACCAGTTTCAGCGAATTTGTTATCGAGTATGCAAAGTTTTTAAAGAGCAATAACTTATCTGCTCACCAAAAAATTGGGACAATGTTTCAGTCTGATTTATTAAAACTAACTGATACAAATACAAATTCAGAATTTACTTATTTATATACTTACACTAATAAGAAGAAAGGAAAAAATATATACACAAGAAAAAAAGGAAAATACTTATCAGGAATACATATTGGTCCATATGAAAAATTAGACGAAACTTATAAATCTATTTTGGATTATGTAGATGAGAATAATATAAAACTAGGTAAATTTGTATATGAGGAATATCTAATTACAGATTTATCAGTTTCAGACCCAGAGCAATATGTTACTAAGATAATATTTGAAATCAAAGAATAGACTAAAAAGGCTGCTGCAAAGTTTGCAACAGCTTTTTTCCTATTTATTTCCTTTTATAAATATTGGTGACTCTATATCTAATGAATCAAAATCTGCTTCATATACTACTTTATTTTTTTCTATATCAAATATTTTCAATACAGATGTATTCATTCCAGAAATATTTACTTCATTTCCACCTGTAGAATCAGCATTTCTAAGAAGATTAGTCTTAACTGCTGAAATATAGTATATCTTACCATCTAAAAGCATCATTCTTGAATCATCAGCAGTACTACCTACAAATCTATTGTTGTATCTTCTTTGAGCCATGATACTATCAATTTCTAAATTAAGCTTTTCTTTCTTTTCTAGCTTCAAAGTTTCTAAATCATAAGTGATTTTGTACAGATGTTTATCTTTTGCGTTTCCAGTGTATATGATAAACTTATCATTAGTATTTTCATAAAGGAACATAGTATCTATATATTCAAATCCGTCATTAATTTCTATTCCTCTTAATGGAAGAGGTTTTAAGAATTTATTAGATTTAAAATCATATCTAAGTAGAGAGTTTGATACTATATCTCCTTCTTGTGCACTTATGTTTCTCATCAATATGTATATATATTTATCGTTTGAATTCCAGCTCTGTACAAATAGATTTGGAGATAAATCTGCAGTTTCTTTAAATGTATTTAATATTTTGTAACTTTCTTTATCAAAATCAAGAGAAACTACAGATACAAGCTCCTGATCTGATGAAACTAATGCGTAGAATTTACCGTCTTTTTCTATAAAATTAGTTAAGTGTGATATAGTCTGTGTATCTTTTTCTTTTATAGGAATTTTTTTGTCTACGGTAGATCCAGACTTTTTATCGTATATTTTAGCAACTAGAGAAGATTTTTCATCCTCTATTCTCTGTGATAAGAAGTAGATTTTATCTCCTACTGCTAAATCATATGTATCAAATATATTTTTCTTAGTTAAATCCATATACTCTTTTAGCCCTATGTCTGAGCTTAAAAAGTTTCTTGTCAAGAAATGCTTTCCGTATTCTATCTTCTTACCGTCTTTGCCAAATATAGCAAATCTTGTTCTTCCTGTTATATTTTTCTGAGATACTAGTGAAATATCTTCCATCTCCTTAATATCTCCTGTCTGAGATATAGGTTTCATAACCTGACTTGAACTAATTTCAAATCCAGCAGTTATTGCAACCATTGCTACGAGAACAGAAGATAGTATCATTTTCCGTCGTTTTGTAATTTTCATCGTTCTGCCCTCCTAAAACTCTAATCTTTGTAGAATATATTTAGAAGCAAAATATCCTACTACTATCGAAATAACAGCCATATATATGACTTCTGTTTCATATACTAATATGAAAGACATAAACAGCATAAATACGAATAAGCTTATACTTACAACAACAGAGATAAATTTTGCAAATCCGCTTTTGTACATACAAAATCTATTTATTAAAAATGCAAGTGCTATTAAAGATGTATTTGCTGCAACAATTAGCACATCTGTAACTAAAAAGTTTCTAAATGTCATAGGCATATAGATTGCTGTTGCTAAACTTGAGTGCATCATAGCAGTAAATGGATTCATAAACACTCCACCATTCATAACAAATGGAGCTACTAGACAAACTAGTATTGTAATTGCTATGAATAGGATTAAGTTCATATAGAACATAGTAACTGCATTTAAGAATTTTACTATAAATATATGATGTCTTTCCTGAGGAAGCATCATTATTGTGTATATGCTCTTATGTCCCGATGTGTACTCTCTCATCCATATAAAAGCTGCATAAACAACACTTACCGCAAGTATTGTAATTCCAAATCTTTGCATATCAAGTATTGTAACCACTGTTGTCCCAGTTCCTAAATCTAATCCAGCTGTTGATACATCCACATATAATTTATTGTATTTTACAATCGATACTATATACGATGCTATCCAGATCAAACTCTGTACAACAGCTACAATCATATAATCGTGCTTACTTTTTCTAAGCTCATTACCGAAAAGATACAGTATATTATTACTCATTATATCCATCTCCTTTCAGTTTAAAATCTACATTGTTAGTGTAATTTGTACCTGTATTAGTTACCTTCCCTTCAAATTTCATCTTTCCAGAATCTCTATCTAATATTCTGAAAAGTACCGGAGATGACACTCCAGAAATAGTAGGTTCATTAGGATTTGTTAGATATGTTTCTGAAATAATATAAACTAAATTTTTCCCATCTATGTATATACTTTTGATTGGAAAATCGTAATCAGTTGTTTTATTATTAGTTTTATGTTCACTGTAATTTTTTATAGCCATAGTTTCTAAGTCTACATCAAAAGAATTTATTAAGTATTCATCTAACTTTTTTCCGTCCTTGTACGATAAAACGTTCCGCAGACTAAGCATTCCATTATTTATTGAATAACCAAAACTATCTCCTAGTTTAAAATCAGTTCTTTCAACTGATGAGTAGTTTTTCTTAGCTAAATCGTATTTTAAGAATACTACTCTTTCTTCTTTTTCATTTTCTGGATTGTAGTCCTCTGCAAGATACACTATTTTTCCATTATCCATAAATGTATCGTATATCGACATTCCATCTGCGCCAACACCTTTATAATTAAACTTGCTTTCAGTAGTTACATCTAAAGTTTCTGGATTTATTTTTAGTACTTCAAACTGTGTACTTGAATCATCCATTACATAACTTATAAATGCAAATATATTTCCATCTTTTCTAAATGCGTAGTTTAAGCTAGGGTTAAATCCCTCTCCTAACTCTTCCATCGGATTTTTTACTTTACCAGACTTGATACTTCTATTTAAGTTAATCATAGTCTTTTCGTACTTTGTAGAATCTATCTCTGCAATAGATGTCTGATTTTCACTTTCTGCAACATTCATATTCTTTTCAGGTATATATTTTTCGTTCTTAGCTTTTAATATAACCAATTTATTTACAAAATCATCTGTTGTACTAGAAACTTCTGGAAACTCTTGATAAAGTCCTACATATGCTATCATGTCATGAGGATCTTTTCCAACTTTTGTTATTATCGCATCCTGTGTATCAGAAGATTGCTTTAATAGCTCAACTTTTGATACAACTCCATTTTTACCAATAGCATATTTTACTTTTGAATGTTTTCCATTTGTTCCTTCTAATTCGGCATATATTCCATTCATATCTTTTAAATTACCCTTGATTGCCGAAATATTTAAAGTATTGTGTCCTTCTTTTGCAAACATAAGCATAAAAGCTGCTATAGATGCAATTATTCCGACGGGTATTATTTTTGATTTTAATTTTAATTTCATAATATCCCTCCTTTACACGCTCATTTTTCTATTAGAAAGAAAATATGAAATCGCTGTGCATATTATCAAAACAATAACAGCTATTATAATATTTGCAACAATTATGTTATCAGTTATTCCCATATTTAATAGTGCCTGATAAACTTTAGAACTTGCATTCCCTGTATTTATTCCTAAAATAGATGCAACAAATACAAATATTCCTAAAACAGCAAATCCTACAGTTTTGTTTTTCATACTCATAATTATTATCATAAGTGTAGATATTACAGTTATTCCTACAAATACATAAAGTATATTTTCTATTAGGAAATCTACTTTATTTGAGCAAACAAATAATGTATCAGATGCAAATGAAAGATCTGAGTTAAATGACGAATCTATTAAGTTACACTTTGATGCAAATGTTGCATTAAATATTAACTTTGATATAAATAATGCTATTGTTTCAAAAATCATAACCATATATACAAAAAATAATGAGTTCATCATTTTTGCTGCATAGATTTTCATCTTGTTTCCTGGAATCATCATATAAGTGTATATATTTTTATGGCTTCCATTCCAATCTTTTAACCATATTGCAGCTGTGTATAAAATAGCTCCCATTACGCCTAAAGATAATAAAAGATGAATAACCATGTTTCCTTCAAGAATCATAGCCCCATAAAATACTCCGCCGATTTGATTTCTATACATTTCTGTTAAATTGTATGTAGTAGCTGACATATAAATGTAGTATCCGTTAACAGCTATGATAGATACCAATACTGTGGCACAGTATATAGAATAGAACTTTAGATTCTTTCTTAGCTCTATATTTGAAAGTGCCAGTATTTTACTCATTTTGATATACCTCCCTCATCTTTTCAAGAATTGATAGGTTTTCTCTTTCTCTAAGTTCTTCTGCATTTATGTTCATTACTAATTTTCCTTCATCTATGAAGATTACATCATCTACTATGTTTTCTATGTCTGATATTTCGTGAGTAGTGATTACAATAGCCTGATCTTCATTCATGTATTCCGGTATTAAACTTATAAACTCTTCTCTTTTGAAGAAGTCTATTCCTGAGAATGGTTCATCTAATAATAGATACTCTGGCTTCTGAGCAAATCCTATTATTAGTTTTACTCTAGCTATGTTCCCTTTTGATAGGTTATCTATTATATCTTCTTCATTTAATCCGAATATTTTTAGCATTTCCTCTGCCATTTCAGAGTCCCAGTTTTTGTAGAATACTTCCATAAACTCGAACATTTCTGATATTTTTGTGTTTGCGAAGTGTATGTTTATATCTGGAACAAATGCAACCTTGTTGTAGCTATTCTGGTTGAATTTTTCACCATCGACAAGCACTTCTCCTGAGTCTGGTTTGATAAGTCCAGCCATTATTTTCATAACTGTTGTTTTACCAACACCATTTATTCCAAGTAAGGTTGTTACCTTACCTTTTTCTATATTGAAACTTACATCATCTAGAGCTTTGAATTTTTTGTATTTTATTCCACTCAGCTTTCTAAATGATCTGCTGACATTTTTTACTTCTAACATTTTGTCCTCCTCTTCTGCCATAATCAATAGCTCTTAAAAAATAGATTGGCAAAATTTTTATACGAATTTTAGTTATTTTTAGTCGTAAAATCTTTCTATTAATTTTATTATTTCTTCTTTTTCAACCTTTATTGATTTCATATCCTTGATAAATTTTTCAAGAGATTCGTTAACCATCTCAGCCTTTAGAGATGCTATTATCTCTGGGTTTGATGTTATTCTGCTCTGATGGTTTCCAAATGTTGTTATTAATTCCATATCGCCCATCTCCTTATATGCTTTCTGTACTGTGTTAAGATTTACTTTTAAACTTGATGCCATTTCCCTTCTTGATGGAATCTCATCTCCTGGCATTAATTCCCCTATTATTATTCTTCTTTTTATATTTTTTATTATCTGTAAATATATAGGAGAGCTTGAGTCTATTTCGAAATACATAAATTCTCCTTTCCGAGGTGTACTATTTATGTGGTACACTTCTTATAAAAAATTTTTTCCTCATTTGGCTAGCGTATTATCTGTGTAGTACACACTAGGTAAAAATAATTGATAGAAGTACGGCAGCTCCTATCACGATTGTGTGGTGAGATTTTAATTATTTTTATCTCGATGTACTACACAGACAGTACACTTTTTTGAAAATACTTTTGCTATTAACTGTATTATAATGGTAGTACACCTAATCTGTAAAGTAACAATTTTGTTACTTTTTCAATAAAAAAAGAGCACCTGAATTAAATCAGATGCTCAGTTGATAAATCTAAAAGCAAAACTCTCTACCATTTAGTTTTTGCCAGAAAAAATCCAGCCATCGCCGTACAATTTCGTTGTTTACAATGATTGATTTACTGTTCTTTTAATTATTCGTAATTCGTAATATG harbors:
- a CDS encoding tyrosine-type recombinase/integrase, with translation MRPLEIYEYSQIMDLLDSGFQYRDHENRKRTFRPNPKVKMALFLETNLGLRISDIKRLKIKNFKGSRLEITEKKTGKLQYREINPEIVDIVKDYAIENGLRLNDNLLDIGIRNVQQQLKIITNYLGLENISTHSFRKLYATLQYEKSNGNIELIKELLNHTSIATTQKYIRVSQQEIDKASREFLLK
- a CDS encoding ABC transporter ATP-binding protein gives rise to the protein MAKKLKRFESINTLLKYLKPYRRGFIISIVMLVVTCAAMVTSPNVEGMITNSILKDVTDLAKGVPGARFHMENVIKIIILLLFIYAVKTAAQMISMICITNSIQDTMKDLRNACIEKINALPVKTLDSHPKGDILSRITNDIDAISNAMQQTFMNVISGVLMVCFAIFMMFRVNLVMTLCVLVIIPISYIIIKKIAKVSQESFDIHQRALGDLSANVTESFSGYNEIILFGKQEESVKKFEKINENIRETAYKAQFLSYLMSPLLSLLTYLAIGVVSVIGTIYAIGGVITVGQLQAFVRFIWQVNEPLTQVSQLSSQIQSALSAMDRIHEFIEYEEETDVERKEMVFDGNVEFKDIRFGYGKKEVLHGVSLYAKKGETVAIVGPTGSGKTTIVNLLMRFYDPNSGSIAIDGVDSININRRTLRDNIGMVLQDTWLFTGSIRENIRFSKPDATDEEIEQACKYANADEFISTLPKGYDTVIDEEADNISQGEKQLLTIARAILKDPKVLILDEATSSIDTKTEKNIQDAMDYLMEGRTSFIIAHRLSTIKNADKILVLKDGNIIECGNHNELMKENGFYANLYNSQFNN
- a CDS encoding MerR family transcriptional regulator, with translation MSKEKFLTTGEFAALCDVPKHVLFYYDEIDLFKPAFCDEKGYRYYSYFQYDTFMMINTLKTLKMSLDDIKIYMEKRNPDIFMDLLNEKEKEINKTIKHLKKLKKHIEVQKFVAEAGMEYSRPEYKEENIFIEELDEVNLLLSGNSNDAINTSFSEFVIEYAKFLKSNNLSAHQKIGTMFQSDLLKLTDTNTNSEFTYLYTYTNKKKGKNIYTRKKGKYLSGIHIGPYEKLDETYKSILDYVDENNIKLGKFVYEEYLITDLSVSDPEQYVTKIIFEIKE
- a CDS encoding ABC transporter ATP-binding protein; the encoded protein is MLEVKNVSRSFRKLSGIKYKKFKALDDVSFNIEKGKVTTLLGINGVGKTTVMKIMAGLIKPDSGEVLVDGEKFNQNSYNKVAFVPDINIHFANTKISEMFEFMEVFYKNWDSEMAEEMLKIFGLNEEDIIDNLSKGNIARVKLIIGFAQKPEYLLLDEPFSGIDFFKREEFISLIPEYMNEDQAIVITTHEISDIENIVDDVIFIDEGKLVMNINAEELRERENLSILEKMREVYQNE
- the bsh gene encoding choloylglycine hydrolase; its protein translation is MCTAITYKTKAHYFGRNFDYDISYGEKVVVTPRNFQFKFRKEGNLKTHYAFIGVAAVIENYPLYYDATNEKGLSIAGLNFPKNAFYNEFIEGKINISPFELIPWLLGSFVTVEEARESLENLNLVNINFNEQLPLSPLHWMISDKNECIVVESVKDGLKIYDNPIGVMTNSPTFDYQMFNLNNYHNISTKDPKNLFSEKVDMDIYSRGMGGIGMPGDLSSMSRFVKAAFTKLNSIAGHSEDESVSQFFHILGSVEQQNGLCDLGNGKYEKTIYSSCCNIDEGIYYYKTYNNSQINAVDMNKENLDSSNLCVYPLINEQNINLVN
- a CDS encoding GntR family transcriptional regulator → MYFEIDSSSPIYLQIIKNIKRRIIIGELMPGDEIPSRREMASSLKVNLNTVQKAYKEMGDMELITTFGNHQSRITSNPEIIASLKAEMVNESLEKFIKDMKSIKVEKEEIIKLIERFYD
- a CDS encoding ABC transporter ATP-binding protein — encoded protein: MKKYKLLVCINIISVFGFVLTELGIPTILADMIDFGVSTGNKAYLYGEGLKMAGISILGVSGTILLGYCCSKISTSITHDIRKDMYEKIQHFSHEEYNKFKIASLITRVNNDAFQIQLFVNVLLRTALMTPVMLVTSLFLTYRSSVQLFSVIFATIPLIIIGVIFVAKVTGPISERQQAGLDDMNRISRESLTGVRVVRAFNRQHTEQEKFLETNEFFTKNSKSLFMIMQLTQPIFFLVMNIAVCRIFYFGANLVSQNALEVGRMVAFLDYLFHAMMSMMFFCTVFMMYPRANVSAKRINSVLNKELSLINDPKTEIVDKDTNTISFNNIGYEKDGKKILDGISFEAKTGQTIAIVGSTGSGKSTLSKLIPRLFDCTSGEIMYNNTNIKDFDVERWREKIGFVAQKAFLFKGTIRSNVCFGKADATDDEIMEALELAQATEFVASKEDGIDSVIEENAANLSGGQKQRLSIARAVIRKPDIYIFDDAFSALDFKTDAALRKALKPVTKNSIMFIVAQRISTIMDADKILVLNHGKLEAVGTHEDLMENCPLYKNIAESQIGEEAIDYGEEA